A portion of the Deinococcus peraridilitoris DSM 19664 genome contains these proteins:
- a CDS encoding TRAP transporter permease translates to MDHLTEVHDDTRPVAPWLRHLTYAVLLIAALYHLYLVAHPFMPWSASGIAVLELTQVQRATHVFFIVLAGYLLSAQAHGRKFTSGAGVFAVLMIPFLYEFLRLDLPLPAKILGSLAWLAITLPAVVPKLQRYLDLLVAVFAIAPYVYLITQYETLIYRAVLPEPWDLAMGFGLTAAVLGLAFRMLGPVLPSLVLVFTLYNVHGSSLPGAFSTAGMPLDMLVGKLYSETEAGLFGIITGVSLKYLVYFTILGSVITALGFGPIIARLALRAVGRSPMAPGRAVGLMSVFMGFFSGSGAADTQFVATVTKPMMEKSGYDRLTAAGLTATAGSIALITPPVLGSIAFVMVEVLNIDYLSITIMALGPCILYLAGVWFYNEFHVRRQGMKGDVMGHQGKVARYTYVFLPLVLIMGMLYLGYNVSLSVTIATLAFIALAFLDPTLRPPLRRVFDGLASGFAHLVPIGAAVVCANIIMTLMVLTGLPSKVSQFLTLVSNENLLIATLLAAGFSLILGMGVPPIATYVLTSALLAPALVALAVNNGIPEVAALLSTHMFLFYYAVLADVTPPVALSAFAASSVYGTDPIKTGVATARVALPKYFLGMFFILAYPATAILIVPVVAHQGLAAALPLIIYRFAASILGVLFMSAATAGYARRELQRWESWLLGIAGVALLSPYWTLNALAFVVGAYFFLFGRGRQTAPAA, encoded by the coding sequence ATGGACCATCTCACAGAAGTGCATGACGATACGCGCCCTGTGGCCCCTTGGCTGAGGCACCTCACGTACGCCGTCCTGCTGATTGCCGCGCTGTACCATCTGTATCTCGTCGCGCACCCCTTCATGCCGTGGTCGGCCTCGGGCATCGCGGTGCTGGAGCTCACGCAGGTGCAGCGGGCCACGCACGTGTTCTTTATCGTCCTGGCCGGGTACCTGCTCAGTGCGCAGGCACACGGGCGCAAGTTCACGTCGGGAGCGGGGGTCTTCGCGGTGCTGATGATCCCGTTCCTGTACGAGTTCCTGCGCCTCGATTTGCCCTTGCCCGCCAAGATCCTGGGCTCTCTCGCGTGGCTGGCGATAACCCTTCCGGCCGTCGTACCGAAACTGCAGCGCTACCTTGACCTGCTGGTGGCCGTGTTCGCCATCGCTCCGTACGTCTACCTCATCACCCAGTACGAAACCCTGATCTACCGTGCGGTACTCCCCGAGCCCTGGGACCTCGCGATGGGCTTTGGCCTCACGGCGGCAGTGCTTGGTCTGGCCTTTCGGATGCTGGGCCCGGTGCTGCCGAGCCTTGTGCTGGTCTTCACGCTCTACAACGTGCACGGCTCGTCGCTGCCCGGCGCCTTCAGCACTGCCGGGATGCCGCTCGACATGCTGGTCGGCAAACTCTACAGCGAAACCGAGGCAGGGCTGTTCGGCATCATCACCGGCGTCTCGCTCAAGTATCTGGTGTACTTCACCATTCTCGGAAGCGTGATCACCGCGCTGGGCTTCGGACCGATCATCGCGCGCCTGGCGCTGCGCGCGGTGGGCCGCTCTCCTATGGCTCCCGGCCGAGCCGTGGGCCTGATGAGCGTCTTCATGGGTTTTTTCAGCGGCTCGGGCGCCGCCGATACCCAGTTCGTCGCGACGGTCACCAAACCCATGATGGAAAAATCAGGCTACGATCGCCTCACGGCCGCCGGGCTGACCGCCACGGCAGGCTCGATCGCGCTGATCACGCCGCCCGTGCTGGGCTCCATTGCCTTCGTGATGGTCGAGGTGCTCAATATCGATTACCTCAGCATCACCATCATGGCGCTCGGTCCGTGCATCCTGTATCTGGCCGGCGTGTGGTTCTACAACGAGTTCCACGTGCGTCGTCAGGGCATGAAGGGTGACGTGATGGGCCACCAGGGCAAGGTCGCGCGTTACACGTACGTGTTCCTGCCGCTCGTGCTGATCATGGGGATGCTGTACCTAGGCTACAACGTCAGCCTCTCGGTGACCATCGCGACCCTGGCGTTCATTGCGCTCGCGTTTCTCGACCCGACCCTGCGCCCACCCTTGCGGCGGGTGTTCGACGGACTCGCAAGCGGCTTCGCGCACCTCGTGCCCATCGGCGCGGCGGTTGTCTGCGCCAACATCATCATGACCCTGATGGTCCTCACGGGCCTGCCGTCCAAGGTCTCGCAGTTCCTGACGCTGGTGTCCAACGAGAACCTGCTGATTGCCACGCTGCTCGCCGCGGGCTTCAGCCTGATTCTCGGCATGGGTGTGCCGCCCATCGCAACCTACGTGCTTACCTCTGCCCTGCTCGCGCCCGCGCTGGTCGCGCTCGCGGTCAACAACGGCATTCCCGAGGTTGCGGCGCTGCTCTCCACCCACATGTTCCTGTTTTATTACGCGGTGCTGGCCGACGTGACTCCACCGGTGGCCCTGTCTGCCTTCGCGGCGTCGAGTGTGTACGGCACCGATCCCATCAAAACAGGGGTCGCCACGGCGCGCGTTGCGCTGCCGAAGTACTTCCTGGGGATGTTCTTCATTCTGGCTTATCCGGCCACGGCCATCCTGATCGTGCCGGTCGTCGCGCACCAGGGCCTCGCCGCAGCCCTGCCATTGATCATCTACCGCTTCGCGGCGTCGATTCTCGGGGTGCTGTTCATGTCTGCCGCCACGGCCGGGTACGCAAGGCGCGAGCTGCAACGCTGGGAGAGCTGGCTGCTCGGCATTGCCGGGGTCGCGCTGCTCAGCCCCTACTGGACCCTCAACGCCCTGGCGTTCGTGGTTGGTGCCTACTTCTTCCTGTTCGGTCGGGGCCGCCAGACAGCCCCGGCCGCGTGA
- a CDS encoding TAXI family TRAP transporter solute-binding subunit gives MRIAHVTAALVLLSATTFAAAQKPRVVIATGGIGGVYYYYGTVLAELFSKHAGVEATAIQTAASIDNILLITERTNPRNNTYYCGLVLPESAHLAYTGEHERFKAKPATSLRTLFATYPNYLHIVTTKGTGNVLQNLEGKRISLGAPGSGTEIEAQLVLQAAKMDPKKFSKVERLGANESAQALADGTIDAFFWSGGLPTGSIAELSHTLARKGKQIDFVAIPKGSSVATAFDKAFPSLASVQTLDKKVYNSARTVSTLAFWNAFACSADMPKEVAEALTKTTFENLPTLTAAVKSASDTTLANAMKLGKSKVPYHEGALNYLRSK, from the coding sequence ATGCGTATTGCTCACGTCACCGCCGCGCTCGTCCTGCTGTCCGCCACCACCTTTGCCGCTGCCCAGAAGCCCCGCGTCGTTATTGCCACGGGCGGCATCGGCGGCGTGTACTACTACTACGGCACCGTGCTCGCCGAACTCTTCAGCAAGCATGCCGGCGTCGAAGCCACTGCGATCCAGACGGCCGCCTCGATCGACAACATCCTGCTGATCACCGAGCGGACCAATCCTCGCAACAACACTTACTACTGCGGCCTGGTGCTGCCGGAATCCGCCCACCTCGCCTATACCGGCGAGCACGAACGCTTCAAGGCCAAGCCGGCCACCAGCCTGCGCACCCTGTTCGCCACCTACCCCAACTACCTGCACATCGTGACCACCAAAGGCACCGGCAACGTCTTGCAAAACCTCGAAGGCAAGCGCATCTCGCTGGGCGCGCCGGGCTCGGGCACCGAAATCGAAGCGCAGCTGGTACTGCAAGCCGCCAAGATGGACCCGAAGAAGTTCTCGAAAGTCGAGCGCCTCGGCGCCAACGAGTCGGCCCAGGCGCTGGCCGACGGCACCATCGACGCGTTCTTCTGGTCGGGCGGACTTCCCACCGGCTCGATTGCCGAACTCTCCCACACCCTGGCGCGCAAGGGCAAGCAGATCGATTTCGTCGCCATTCCCAAGGGCAGCTCCGTAGCGACGGCCTTCGACAAGGCGTTCCCGAGCCTCGCGAGCGTGCAGACCCTGGACAAGAAGGTTTACAACTCGGCGCGCACGGTCAGCACCCTGGCCTTCTGGAACGCGTTTGCCTGCTCGGCAGACATGCCCAAGGAAGTCGCCGAGGCCCTGACCAAGACGACCTTCGAGAACTTGCCCACGCTCACCGCGGCCGTGAAATCTGCCTCGGATACCACGCTCGCCAACGCCATGAAACTCGGCAAGAGCAAGGTGCCTTACCACGAAGGTGCGCTGAACTACCTGCGGAGCAAGTAA
- the lhgO gene encoding L-2-hydroxyglutarate oxidase, whose protein sequence is MEDVQVAIVGAGLVGLATARAIVRRYPNHRVVVLDKEAEVATHQSGHNSGVIHAGLYYQPGSLRARLCLKGRLMLEQYCEQHGVHYERCGKVVVATDESERERLLNLAHRALQNGIHVRPLGPGELREYEPHASGVAALHSPETGIADYKGLARSLRDELVKSGARIVTGARLTGLSRRADEQVLHTTAGDVRARWVITCAGLYADEVARTCGVDPQVRIVPFRGEYYDLKPERQSLVRNLIYPVPDPRFPFLGVHLTRMVGGGVEAGPNAVLAFAREGYKRHNVNVGELANTLRYPGFWRLAARYPTVGAYEMYRSLVKNEFTRSLQRLVPEITSADLVPGGSGVRAQALDPNGRILDDFAIHESAKALHVLNAPSPAATACLAIGEHLSQLAAHNFSWQSPAAPVGLSS, encoded by the coding sequence ATGGAAGACGTCCAGGTGGCCATCGTCGGCGCAGGCCTGGTTGGCCTGGCGACAGCGCGCGCCATCGTGCGGCGCTACCCCAACCACCGCGTGGTGGTGCTGGACAAGGAAGCTGAGGTGGCCACCCACCAGTCCGGGCACAACAGCGGTGTGATTCATGCCGGGCTGTACTACCAGCCCGGATCGCTGCGGGCCCGTCTGTGCCTGAAGGGTCGCCTGATGCTCGAACAGTACTGCGAACAACACGGCGTGCATTATGAACGCTGTGGCAAAGTGGTCGTCGCCACGGACGAAAGTGAGCGGGAGCGCCTCCTGAACCTCGCCCATCGTGCCCTGCAGAACGGCATCCACGTCCGGCCGCTTGGCCCGGGCGAACTGCGCGAGTACGAGCCTCACGCGTCGGGCGTTGCGGCGCTGCACTCGCCGGAAACCGGGATTGCCGATTACAAGGGGCTGGCCCGCAGTTTGCGCGACGAACTCGTGAAGAGCGGCGCCCGGATCGTCACGGGTGCGCGCCTGACCGGCCTTTCAAGGCGTGCGGACGAGCAGGTGCTGCATACCACCGCGGGCGACGTGCGCGCGCGCTGGGTCATCACCTGCGCGGGTCTGTACGCCGACGAGGTCGCGCGTACCTGCGGGGTGGATCCGCAGGTACGCATCGTTCCCTTCCGGGGCGAGTATTACGATCTGAAACCCGAGCGGCAGTCACTGGTCAGGAACCTGATCTACCCGGTTCCCGATCCGCGTTTTCCCTTCCTGGGGGTTCACCTGACCCGCATGGTAGGAGGCGGCGTCGAGGCCGGGCCAAATGCCGTACTCGCTTTCGCGCGCGAAGGGTACAAACGCCACAACGTCAACGTGGGCGAGCTCGCGAACACCCTGCGTTACCCCGGCTTCTGGCGGCTGGCCGCCCGGTATCCCACCGTCGGCGCCTACGAGATGTACCGTTCGCTCGTCAAGAACGAATTCACCCGCAGCCTGCAGCGCCTGGTGCCCGAAATCACCTCGGCCGATCTCGTCCCGGGTGGTTCGGGTGTCCGTGCCCAGGCACTCGATCCGAACGGTCGCATTCTCGACGACTTTGCCATTCACGAATCTGCCAAGGCGCTGCATGTCCTGAATGCTCCCTCGCCCGCCGCCACGGCGTGTCTCGCCATCGGTGAGCACCTCTCACAGCTCGCTGCCCATAACTTTTCCTGGCAGTCTCCTGCTGCCCCCGTCGGTCTGTCGTCCTGA
- a CDS encoding FadR/GntR family transcriptional regulator: MSEQLEEIRPLQRRPSVGADITAQLQRLIQDGTYPPGSTLPSQRELARRFGASVPSVREALSVLVASGVLDSRTGHGTTVRTLTSAAPGFDGWLGLASSETELQDLLETRRLLEQFTVRAASQRVTPEYRRELYSILEDMQLALNDPARYVEADMRLHMTIADMAGNRVVSRLMRIIQAPLLRQLRGNVENLYRNGQLHQSLEDHRIMLDALCQGDPRTAFASIDKMLDRADRFSKLAAGNVS; this comes from the coding sequence ATGAGCGAGCAACTGGAAGAGATCAGACCCCTGCAGCGCCGTCCTTCGGTGGGCGCCGACATTACGGCGCAGCTTCAACGACTGATTCAGGACGGTACCTATCCTCCCGGTTCGACGTTGCCCAGCCAGCGTGAACTCGCGCGGCGTTTTGGGGCAAGCGTTCCCTCGGTACGTGAAGCCCTGAGCGTGCTGGTGGCCAGCGGGGTGCTCGATTCCCGCACGGGACACGGCACGACCGTGCGAACCCTGACCAGCGCGGCGCCAGGTTTCGACGGCTGGCTGGGCCTTGCCAGCAGCGAGACCGAACTGCAGGATTTGCTCGAAACCCGGCGTCTGCTCGAACAGTTCACCGTACGGGCGGCATCACAGCGCGTAACACCCGAATACCGGCGCGAACTTTACTCGATTCTCGAAGACATGCAGCTCGCACTGAACGATCCGGCGCGCTATGTCGAAGCCGATATGCGCCTGCACATGACCATTGCCGACATGGCCGGAAACCGCGTGGTCAGCCGCCTGATGCGCATCATCCAGGCGCCACTGCTGCGCCAGTTGCGGGGCAACGTCGAGAACCTCTACCGCAACGGGCAGCTTCACCAGAGCCTCGAAGACCACCGCATCATGCTGGACGCCTTGTGCCAGGGCGACCCCAGGACCGCCTTTGCAAGCATCGACAAAATGCTCGATCGCGCCGACCGGTTCAGCAAGCTGGCCGCCGGAAACGTGAGCTGA
- a CDS encoding lipocalin-like domain-containing protein: MTHAGHPQGEHLGLLLPGTWLLDCLELVDDLGQVTLPWGPDVRGRIAYLPGGFLSVVMTAGQRTLSVPVHLVASDAELAPLARTCIAYSGRWTAFADRVEHYPDVSLNPNYLAGAEVRFAVIQGEQLTLSAPPFPYQGRHYTRRILWRRESCF; this comes from the coding sequence GTGACCCACGCCGGACATCCTCAGGGCGAGCATCTCGGCCTCCTGCTTCCCGGAACCTGGCTCCTTGACTGTCTGGAACTTGTCGACGACCTCGGGCAGGTGACGCTGCCCTGGGGGCCTGATGTGCGCGGCCGCATCGCCTACCTGCCGGGCGGCTTTTTGTCCGTGGTCATGACGGCGGGCCAGCGAACCCTGAGCGTTCCGGTGCACCTGGTGGCGAGCGACGCCGAACTCGCGCCGCTCGCCCGGACCTGCATCGCCTACAGCGGGCGCTGGACCGCCTTTGCCGACCGCGTGGAGCACTACCCCGACGTCAGCCTCAATCCCAATTACCTGGCCGGTGCCGAAGTGCGCTTCGCGGTGATTCAGGGCGAACAACTCACGTTGTCCGCGCCGCCCTTTCCATACCAAGGCCGACACTACACCCGCCGCATCCTGTGGAGGCGCGAGAGTTGTTTTTGA
- a CDS encoding DnaJ C-terminal domain-containing protein, translating into MAYKDYYSILGIDKSASEADIKSAYRKLAKQYHPDKNQGDDSAAERFKEIGEAYAVLSEPEKRKLYDQYGHTGNIPQGAYQGGADFGGFDASQFSDYFQGLFGAAGGRGGFRTGSAQVDLEDLLGGFGGGRRFVQNVEGELTVTLQEALHGTEQTIGVGDRRIQVRIPSGTRDGTRLRLAGQAPGNGDVLLTVRVLSDTRFDLTGDDVYVTVDVPAPLAAVGTKLKVATLRGNVELGIPPGSSSGRTLRLRGQGWPKAGGGAGDLYVKLNLTLPPDLTEQERELYRQLAELRPQ; encoded by the coding sequence ATGGCCTACAAGGATTACTACTCTATCCTCGGAATCGACAAGAGCGCCAGCGAAGCGGACATCAAGAGTGCTTACCGCAAGCTGGCCAAGCAGTACCATCCTGACAAAAATCAGGGTGACGACAGCGCAGCCGAGCGATTCAAGGAGATCGGCGAAGCCTACGCCGTGTTGTCCGAACCCGAAAAACGCAAACTGTACGATCAGTACGGCCATACCGGAAACATTCCACAAGGCGCGTACCAGGGCGGCGCAGACTTCGGAGGATTCGACGCCAGCCAGTTCAGCGACTACTTCCAGGGTCTGTTCGGCGCGGCGGGCGGACGAGGTGGTTTTCGCACGGGCAGCGCCCAAGTCGACCTCGAAGATCTGCTGGGCGGTTTCGGCGGCGGACGCCGTTTCGTGCAGAATGTCGAAGGCGAGTTGACCGTCACCCTGCAAGAAGCGCTGCACGGCACCGAGCAGACCATTGGCGTGGGTGACCGACGCATTCAGGTGCGCATTCCCAGCGGCACCCGCGACGGCACACGGTTGCGTCTTGCCGGACAGGCTCCCGGCAATGGGGACGTACTGCTCACCGTGCGCGTCCTGAGCGACACGCGCTTCGACCTGACCGGTGACGACGTGTATGTCACCGTCGACGTGCCCGCGCCCCTGGCGGCAGTCGGCACCAAGCTCAAGGTGGCTACCCTGCGGGGCAACGTGGAGTTGGGCATTCCGCCGGGCAGCTCCTCCGGCCGCACCCTGCGACTGCGTGGTCAGGGCTGGCCGAAAGCCGGAGGCGGGGCAGGTGACCTGTACGTGAAGCTCAACCTGACCTTGCCCCCCGACCTGACCGAGCAGGAGCGCGAACTGTACCGTCAACTGGCCGAGCTGCGCCCACAATAG
- a CDS encoding nucleotide exchange factor GrpE, with protein sequence MTNDNTKQFEDQQAEQGTEQEAREIEAELREEAELEDEDTAFDPAMFAQVEEVMKKLERVDELERELNDTRGKYARLLADFENYRRRTNQDVLDAQGTGVAKAVEALLPVFDDLSRAVEHAEKDPGSIVGGVSSVRDGMLRTFERLGLTQTGAEGETFDPAWHEALTVVPGDRDGEILQVYQVGFRLGERLVRPARVVVVKESN encoded by the coding sequence ATGACCAACGACAACACCAAACAGTTTGAAGACCAGCAAGCTGAGCAGGGCACAGAACAGGAAGCCCGCGAAATTGAAGCCGAGCTGCGCGAGGAAGCCGAACTCGAAGACGAGGACACCGCCTTTGACCCGGCCATGTTCGCGCAGGTCGAGGAGGTCATGAAGAAGCTCGAGCGCGTGGACGAACTGGAGCGCGAACTGAACGACACGCGAGGCAAGTACGCCCGCTTGCTCGCGGACTTCGAGAACTACCGCCGCCGCACCAACCAGGACGTGCTGGACGCCCAGGGCACCGGGGTTGCCAAGGCCGTCGAGGCGCTGCTGCCGGTATTCGACGACCTCTCACGGGCCGTCGAGCACGCCGAGAAGGACCCTGGCAGCATTGTGGGCGGCGTGAGCAGCGTCCGCGACGGCATGCTGCGCACCTTCGAGCGCCTCGGGCTGACCCAGACCGGTGCCGAAGGCGAAACCTTCGATCCCGCCTGGCATGAAGCGCTCACCGTCGTGCCGGGTGATCGTGACGGCGAGATTCTGCAGGTCTACCAGGTGGGCTTTCGGTTGGGTGAGCGCCTCGTTCGCCCGGCACGCGTCGTCGTGGTGAAAGAAAGCAACTGA
- the dnaK gene encoding molecular chaperone DnaK, giving the protein MPKAVGIDLGTTNSVIAVMEGGKPEVIVNAEGGRTTPSVVAYKGEERLVGQIAKRQAALNPKATLYEVKRFIGRRWDEVKEEAARSPFTVKEGPSGSVRIEVNGQDLAPEQVSAEVLRKLVADASAKVGTGIKDVVITVPAYFDNSQREATRQAGEIAGLNVLRVINEPTAAALAYGLERKGNETVLVFDLGGGTFDVTILELGEGVFEVRSTAGDTHLGGADFDHRIVDWLAGEFQKEHNFDLRKDPQALQRLIESAERAKIELSSATETTLSLPFITFDPETRTPLHLERTLSRAKFEELIGDLLKRVREPVQQALRDAKLSPNDINEVILVGGSTRVPSVKRIVKDIVGKEPNESVNPDEAVALGAAVQAGIITGDANLGDIVLVDVTPLTLGVEVKGGMVAPLITRNTTVPAKKTEVFTTAENNQPGVEINVVQGERPMTVDNKSLGRFKLEGIPPMPAGRPQIEVTFDIDANGILHVTAKEKSSGKESSIRIENTTTLDKSEVERMVREAEQNAAADKARREKIEKRNNLDSLRVQALQQIEESQAEQSLKDRVKAVTDEVEGAIAGDDDAQIADVQKRLEEALRELMQAGSGQDQGQGAQAQGKTQPDDVIDADFKPAD; this is encoded by the coding sequence ATGCCAAAAGCTGTCGGAATTGATCTTGGTACCACCAACTCCGTGATCGCCGTGATGGAAGGCGGCAAGCCCGAAGTGATCGTCAACGCCGAAGGCGGGCGCACGACGCCCAGTGTCGTCGCCTACAAAGGCGAGGAACGCCTGGTCGGCCAGATCGCCAAGCGGCAGGCGGCGCTCAACCCCAAAGCGACCCTGTACGAAGTCAAGCGCTTTATCGGCCGCCGCTGGGACGAAGTCAAAGAGGAAGCGGCCCGCTCGCCGTTCACGGTCAAGGAAGGCCCCAGCGGCTCCGTGCGAATCGAAGTCAACGGCCAGGACCTGGCGCCCGAGCAGGTCAGCGCGGAAGTGCTGCGTAAGCTCGTCGCCGACGCCAGCGCCAAAGTGGGCACCGGCATCAAAGATGTCGTCATTACCGTGCCCGCCTACTTCGACAACAGTCAGCGCGAAGCCACCCGTCAGGCCGGAGAGATTGCAGGCCTGAACGTGCTGCGCGTCATCAATGAGCCGACCGCCGCCGCGCTCGCTTACGGCCTGGAGCGCAAGGGCAACGAGACCGTGCTGGTCTTCGACCTGGGGGGCGGTACGTTCGACGTGACGATTCTGGAGCTGGGCGAAGGCGTGTTTGAAGTGCGTTCCACGGCCGGTGACACCCACCTCGGCGGCGCCGATTTCGACCACCGCATCGTGGACTGGCTCGCGGGCGAATTTCAAAAAGAGCACAACTTCGATCTACGCAAGGACCCGCAAGCCCTGCAGCGCCTGATCGAATCGGCGGAGCGCGCCAAAATCGAACTCTCCAGCGCCACCGAAACGACCCTCAGCCTGCCCTTCATCACCTTCGACCCCGAAACCCGCACGCCGCTGCACCTGGAGCGCACGCTGTCACGCGCCAAGTTCGAAGAACTGATCGGTGACCTCCTGAAGCGCGTGCGCGAGCCCGTGCAGCAGGCGCTGCGTGACGCCAAGCTCAGCCCGAACGACATCAACGAAGTGATTCTGGTGGGCGGCTCCACCCGTGTGCCCTCGGTCAAGCGCATCGTGAAGGACATCGTCGGCAAGGAGCCCAACGAAAGCGTCAACCCTGACGAAGCGGTCGCGCTGGGCGCTGCCGTACAGGCGGGCATCATCACCGGTGACGCCAACCTGGGTGACATCGTGCTCGTTGACGTCACGCCTCTCACCCTCGGTGTCGAGGTCAAGGGAGGCATGGTCGCGCCCCTGATCACCCGCAACACTACCGTGCCCGCCAAGAAGACCGAGGTCTTCACGACGGCCGAGAACAACCAGCCCGGCGTGGAAATCAACGTGGTCCAGGGCGAGCGACCCATGACAGTCGACAACAAGAGCCTCGGACGTTTCAAACTCGAAGGCATTCCACCGATGCCCGCCGGTCGCCCGCAGATCGAAGTGACCTTCGACATCGACGCCAACGGCATCCTGCACGTCACGGCCAAGGAGAAGAGCAGCGGCAAGGAGTCCTCGATCCGCATCGAGAACACCACCACTCTCGACAAGAGTGAAGTCGAGCGGATGGTGCGCGAAGCCGAGCAGAACGCCGCCGCCGACAAGGCCCGGCGCGAGAAGATCGAGAAACGCAACAATCTCGACAGCCTGCGCGTGCAAGCGCTTCAGCAGATCGAGGAATCGCAAGCCGAGCAGAGCCTCAAGGACCGCGTCAAAGCGGTCACCGACGAAGTCGAAGGCGCGATTGCCGGCGACGACGACGCACAGATCGCCGACGTACAAAAGCGCCTCGAGGAAGCGCTGCGTGAACTGATGCAGGCCGGAAGCGGGCAGGATCAGGGCCAAGGTGCCCAGGCGCAGGGAAAAACCCAGCCGGATGACGTGATCGACGCGGACTTCAAGCCCGCAGACTGA